acatattaattataatttttgaagagcGTGCAAAAGTCTATAATGAACGAGTAAAAGGAGTAGTCATTTTTGTTAACATGCTAATCACAAAACGCAGACCTTCTTCCCTGACTTTCACAATTTGAATGGACTACTTTATTACTCCAATGTAAAAAAAGGATGACGAGCTCCAAGACAggttaattttatgataaaaatcaaaatttatataaactAACAAGTGagccaaaaaattattttatttcaatgcCATGCTTTTGGTACAAAAATAGTACTAGTAATCAAGAAACAAAGTAAACATCAGTGAGCCCCAATCACTCTTGTTTCATGAAgaattcatatcataattgcatTCTGTTTTATATACAATGAACTTTCATTTATGTACAAAAGATATTAgcttaataaaaaaaaacagagcTGCTAGGAAAAAAAATCTGCAGAACTCTGTAAAGCTGACTGTTTCTCAAGCTCCTCTAAACATTATTAAATGTTTGACATCATCTAACGCTGACCCAACCATCATCAACCGACCAGTCAGATTCAGGTCTGATCTCTCCACTTAACAGTACGCGCAGCCTTTCAGCCGGCGTTGTGGACCATGACCCGCCGTTCAAATTCAGCAATTCTTGAATTGCCGGCGAGGGCAGAGATGTAATTGGACTTGTTACGGATGATTCAGCAGAGTCATCAGATACCCAATCTGGGAAATCAAATGGGCACCTAGGAGATGTTGAAGGGGTGCCACTGTAGCATCTTTCGCCATTCAATGCAACAGTGTCACCTTGATCCGCAACAAAGGGATGTTTTAGAAGCATCTCAGCCGTCCATCTCTTTTTTGGGTTCTTCACGAAGCATTTTTGTAGAAAATCTTTTCCTTCTTCCGATAACTTCGTCGGAAATTCAGGCAACTCATCACCAACTCCAATTTTCATCAATAGTTCGGTTAAATCTGAGTATCCCCAAACTGGAACTCCTGCTGCCATCTCAGCAATCACACACCCCAGTGCCCAAATATCGGCGGGAGTGCTCTGTTCGCCTGCGGTAACCATTTCCGGCGGCATGTACAGTGGGGTACCCCTCAATTCACATCTTAATTTATCATCTTTTATTGATTCGTCTCTCTTTGCCAACCCAAAATCAGCGATTTTGACTTGACCGTTTTCGCCAAGAAGAATGTTCTGAGGTTTAATATCGCAGTGAATATAGCCACACTTGTGGATATAGTGTAGCCCTTTCAATAAGTCCTTGGCGTATTTCCTGATTTCAATCTCCGGCAACTTACGATCACCGGAATTCTTGAGCTTTTCCGACAGAGCACCTCCAGGGGCATACTCCAGTAAGACATTGTACAATTTTTCGCCATTTTCGTAGGTATAGCTGTCACCAAGGCAATTGATGATTTGTGGGCAACCTTTAATCTCATCCAAAATTAGCTTCTCGTTCATCAGAGTAGCAGAGCGAGAAGCTGAAGAAGATTTGACCACCATAACCTGAGTGCTCTGTTTTCTGGTTACTGCAAAACTGACTTTGCCGAAGCTTCCATGGCCTATTGCTTCACCTCTTACCCAATCCATggctattatttttttgtaaaaatcaGTTTCTTGAGCTGAAATTTGGTAATTTGGGATTTTTTCTgtagaaggaaaaaaagatatCCGCAATTCACATCGAACTCTGTTTCACACGGCACTTCTATATATAGCGTTAGCGTGGGGggaatttcttttattttactttttttttctttcaaattgtatattgtgatgtaTTAATGTTTCCACAAGTATTAAATTAAATGAATATATGCGCCTATTGGTTTTATCATAAATAGTACAAGTTGTGTGAGTGGAAATAAtaatagaataaaaaaaggaTACGTGATAGCAGAAAGATCATTCTTCGTAATTTGGCCAAACGGtttaaatcaattttagaatCCCAGTCCAATGAATCTTGGTCTATGTCAGCAAGTCAATATAAAGGGGttaatttaatatcatgatatttttgacTTAAATCTTATCGAAGTGTGAGTGTACATCCAATTGGTGTGGTTGATATAAGGATATTCAAGGAAAGAATTTGGGTTACGGCAACCATGTGGATCAATCCTGCAAGTAATGTAATATAACTCAgaagtagaaaaaatatatatataaaattgttAAGTGACTGTTTGAAAAATTAACTAGTAAAAGGTTAGTAGTTATTTGTTATATCAGTCTTAATACTGGAAATATCTTATAGTATTTGACTAAAACGAGGTTTAGGAATGTGTTTGTTAAGGTGTGCTAgatattcttatttttaaaattagaagaGAAGAAGCAAAGATCTTTTCCATTTACGTACTAAAATTGAAAGTTGTATCTCCACGAGAATGCGATGCTGATGTTTGGCAAATCTGCCAGTAGTGACATGAACGATGGCTAGTAGCTGTGTCCAAAAGCCACATAGTACTTCCTCCTTAtcaaatttatttgatctacttttgTTTTTAGtgtgtttaaaaaaaaacttttttttttaataattttttaattttaatttttcacatgacatgtttaagactgtaagattcaaatattattttttttaaaaaaaaattcatgtaaaatcaaaataaatcaaacaaattaaaacggaacaaataatattttactcttactATTTGGTTTCTCACAAAAATTAGCCACCACTCAGTCACAATTCACATTCCTTTCTATTTTAGTGCCATCTTGTTAGTACTCTTTTTAATTACTGGCCACTACTATTTGGTTTCTCCCAAAAATTAGCCACCACTCAGTCACAATTCATATTCCTTTCTATTTTAGTGCCATCTTGTTAGTACTCATTTTAATTACTGGCCACTACTAGTAGAGTACTTCTATTTACAAGTCCATTTCAATATTGCAAATTGCACTCCTTCAGGCTCCAGTGGACTCTAATATACTTTTAATACAGTTACTTCCACAATATTTACTGCAGTGCAATTGTGTTTTGTCtaatcttaaactaaagattaACTCCTAAAAAGTAGCGGTCATCGCCTTTCATTTTGACGGCGGAAACAATTACAATTCACCACTTGCTGAGAAATTTCATACACGAAAACTTTATATGTCGAAAAATGCCTTGAAGCTCTTTCTTTTTGGTTCATGGAAATATAAATGAATTGTTAAAGTATCGAGTCAACCACTTAATCAACCCCCTTACccaatcaaaattcatatatatatatatatatatatatatgtgtgtgaagAATTAGGCAACCGATAGTTTTATAATTGTTTATCTTAGTTGCTTtatcttttaaataatttttatttttcaaaattgagGTGAATTCTTGAAATTCAGTCAAAATTATGCCCATAAGGATAAATAATGAGGATACCTTCTGGTTAAAAGCAAGGGGCTTTATATTAAGAAGTTTATTAAagggaaaactacacaaaatggaccctttaaataaattatttatcacTCCATatccttttttaaaataattcatttatatATCCCTTCAGCCAAACTAATTACATTTGTAtcctctttaattatttttcaattcgTGCGCTGACGTTATGCTGATGTCAGCGTCCACCTTAcatgataccgatagggtatcaTATATCAATagagtatcacagaggattaaaGTCAGTTCTATATGATATCGATATGGTATCAGCATACTAACGAAATATCACTTagttttaataaataagattttgattttaataattttctcttaactgttttaattttatttcttaaaaaaaagagctcaatcctatatgataccgataagatatcaatatattgttattatatCATTGAGGATTTTAAAAATGTCTCATTAAGGATTTtcaatatcattataatatatgAATACATTGTGGTAGTATCATTCATGTAATATCGACGACTTAGGAAAACCTTTATGATATTATCACAGTATATATGTACTACGATGGTATCATTTAACATTTGTATGAAACGATTCTTAATGACTATATGAAAcgatccttaatgataccatgccAGTATATGATGGTTTTCATGGAGATGTAGCTGAAAGATTTAGACAGCAATGATACCATGACAGTATATGGATATTTTGtggtggtatcattaaggactAAAGCAGCCTCAATGATATCATGTCAGTATATTAATACTGCGACGGTATCTTGCTCGCGAATCTTATGCCTTGACGGGTATGAATTGTAAAAGGGTATTTATTTGtcattattttacttttatggGTCATGAACTTAATTTTCCCTTTATTAAATATATGTACAAATATTAGGTTTAGAACTCAACTATTAACAGTATCATTattctaaaatttaaaattcataaaattaaaattttgacttCGGCCTCCGAAgagaaagaacaattggaaagGAAGAATTTGGTGGGGGTTGCTATTGAAACTAGGAATATGGAGGCACGTTATATTCAGAGCCGTGGTTCATGCGGAAATAATTAGTACAACCACGCTCCCCACATGGGAATCCAATCCGATTAGGAGCTACATATATCTTTTTAAATCCTactaatattattaattaagGGGAAAATGCCAACTGATTAGAAGCATGTTCATGTATCTAGGACTACTAAGTTATTTCCCATTGCTAGTACAATGATATAAACTTgaaatgaaattatattttaaaaaaacataaaaggaTTAATTAATTGCTAAgtactttttaaattatttaattaacttGCTTGTGCAATGATAGTATATATAAATTCCAAAGGAAAAAGAAATGGTTAGAAAGAATCTGCTTTGCGGCGCGCGCCGGCAGGAATAGCTGATTTTGCGCTAAGCCGGTGACTGGGGTTATACGTAAATTGTATGCCTTAACCAATAACACACGAATACTGTCTGATTCTCATGCGTATGGAGCAGATTTCCTTACTTTTTGGTTTAACCCATCCGAAAAAACTGAAaagaaataaagactaaaaagcCAACGACAATATACTcagtaaaattttataaaatagaaTCCGAGAGAGTAGAGTGTACACAGTTATTACCATTATCTCTCAAAATTGTTTTCATAATAAagatcctcggctcaaaaaatgaaaatatttgaaacctAAAAAGGAAACCATTTGTTTAAacggggagggggggggggcagGGGCGGTGGTCAAATGAGTGATTGTAAGAAAAAGATGAGATGCAGTAATAAATTAGAATTAATTAGTGCAGTGCACTGTATTATCTCTCAAAATTGTGTTTTCATAATAAagatcctcggctcaaaaaatgaaaatatttgaaacctAAAAAGGAAACCATTTGTTTAAACGGGGAGGGGGGGCAGGGGCGGTGGTCAAATGAGTGATTGTAAGAAAAAGATGAGATGCAGTAATAAATTAGAATTAATTAGTGCAGTGCACTGTAACTGTGTAACAAGAAACACAAGTTGGCATATGTTGCTCCTCAAATTTTGCATGATCCTATCAATCAACCTACCAGTGTCTGTTTAAATGAACGCATCTTATCGCTCGCAGTTTTGAGATTTAGTTAACAAAAAAAGGTGTGGTTGTCACGTGCAAGTTGGAAGTTGCAAGCTTACCTTATTTGGGGTCTTCAAAGCCTGACATGTGTATTTCCAAACTGTTGCAAAAGAGATCACTCTACACTTGTATATACACATGACATACCAAAGTCGCCCACAGAAAAATAGACTGTTTTTCCCTTTTCCTGTTTTTAGTTTCTTCAATTCGTAGCAACCCTTCCCAAGCACAACACCTTTTTGAGACAATTACTACATATATGAGGATTTGGCCCATCCACTAATAAAATTCagctatatttttttaaaaaatagtaattatTGGGAAGAGGGGGGTATTTTGTGCCATAGTTAAAGGAACATGAACCTACACAGCTGTTTTCACTATTATGGTCCAATCAAATATTGCCTCTTCTAATTTAAAGCCTCCATTATCCATTCCTTTTTCTATTCCGTTAAATCAAAGCGGATACCTTCTTACTTTGACTTTCTCAATTTTAATGCTTTCAATACTACTCCGTCACAACTTGTGTTGTGCActtaatatgttttaatattatttttttttatgtatagtgATGTTATTTGTCTGAAAATTTCATTGTTTTTTTAACCCAATATAATTCACTCGACTCAAAAGGCATTGAGGGGAATCAATTCTGGATTACTCATGTGGATGACCACCCTTCAAATCAACTGAGTCATCCCGTTGAAGGAAAATTTCATTGTTGATGTAGTGAagtattaatattaatttttaagtATAGTGATGTTATTTGTTTGAAAATTTCATTGTTGGTGTAGTTAATTATTTTTGGTTAATCAGTCCATGACACTCCTTCCTACCACAACTGAGGTATGAGCTAATGGAGATCTTTATCCTTTTTCCCTCTTCTACTTACCCCCAGGAATTTTTTATGGCAAAcaaaaaagaattattaaaagAGATATTTGGGTTATTGAATAACTTATGAGCAGATTCATTCACAATCTTTTAAGTACTTGTACCTGGAATTTTTTGCTGAATGAGTTAGGTCCAAAATTAAAACATGGGAGATCcactttatttttaaatctggGAGTAAAGATAAAGACTAGGCCTCATTCTTTCTATTCCTTGAATGATAACGAAAATGATGTTTGAAAAGTGAAAAAAAGTGGGGAAGAAacgcaataaaaatttattcatGCATATAATATTAAGGTCAAAAACATCACTCAAAATACACCTTAAAGATAGATAATTCCTATGTCTTAATTTATGGTACACGTTTCGCTTTCTAAAATTCAAACTATGTAAAATTTTGACGTATATATTTAGATGTTTATCATATAAACATGAGGAAATTGCAACTTATTgttcttgaatattttttaagatattgagtaaaattaatcaaatttaaCATTAAAAATTACTCAAATTAACTATCGGAATCGAAAAATGCCACATTTATTGGGACTAGCGTGAGTAGCCTATAGTCTCTCCTGCTGTGCAAACACAGAGGAGATTAATTTAATACGCATATGAAATATCAGTTATAAAATATCCCTATTTAATTAAAAGGAAGACAATATCGATGATCAACCATTCATCTAATGTCCTAATAAAATCATGTGATGATTATGGCTGCTGTTGACCAGGAAAAATAGTTCCTTCAAATTGAAACCAATGTTGGACTTCATCATCAGATATCAAATATTACATGCttgttgaagagtttcaaaatcgaAGTACTCCATTGACTATCTAAAAGACACCATACTGGACAACCCCCCAATTAAACCCCCAACCCACCAGAGAGTCTTATAAAGTTGGACATTTACAGgtatataacaataataatagtcaAATTATAGCAGTGttcatatttatatttcattcaACATTTTGACTAAATTTCATGCCGCATTCACATACCATGTGTTAAAATAAGCACATCTGGGATAGGGGAGAGAGGGCATGCAGTAGATAAAATTAGACCAAATATGAGGAGTAAACTGAATGGAAAGTGCTTAGAAAGTCTTgggagtttgattttttttttccccAACCAACATCAAAATTGCGCACGGCCTTGCTTGATCTTTTCCAAGTAGCCAATTGATGTGAACGCTATTACATTCAAAATAAAACACGTGCTACCAAACCACAGTATTAGCCAAATTAAAAACGCCTAGATCGCTGGAGGTGCTACGTACGTGccttattttaaactttcttaCTTCTCTGTTCCCACGTAGTTTGAATCGATACTAAATTTATGAGATATATAAATATCTTTAAGACGTGTTAtctaaaatacatcataatattTGTcggttataattttttttgtaacttCGTCCTTAGGCGTTAAACATGTTACACCctcttttcacttttatttatctaatatttcaaaaaaaaataaaaaaaattattcacttttaacatatcaagaaGTAATATCTAAAACTATAAatcaattaattatataaatattttggtaaatGATTCATATTTGtcagttataatttttttgtaactTAATCCTTAGGCGTTAAACATGTTACGCCctcttttcacttttatttatctaatatttcaaaaaaaataaaaaaaatttactcacttttaacatatcaagaaaTAATACCTAAAACTATAcatcaattaatataaatattttgataaattattcatatttatcattattttttaaggaCATGCAAAGTCCAAAATGGACAAATAAAAGTGTAGTAGTTATAATTAactattttcaaatttaaaagtgTTCCATTCATTTCGAGTAAACTAAAAAATAAGATGTATAATACACTGAAACGTGTATATGTTCAGGTACTCTTCCATTTCACCTGACATTGGTTTTATTCAGaaaattgattctttttttcttccttccGAAGAGCTCCCATCCCTTTGTGACTAAAACCCACCACAGCTCAATACCAAGAGGGTGTttggatttatttattttaagtagCTATTGACTTTTATTTGAAGGTATTTGAGAaagacaaaaaatatttttaatcacCTACTTTTAGACCAAAAAAGTACACTAATaagctaaaaataaaaaattagatatgaccaacttatgacttttaacttttaacttataagctatttttaagaagtcaatccaaacacccTCTAAGTTTCTTTTTGTTGAACTAGCTAGGAATTTACCAAAACATGTTGTAATAATTAGGAATTTTGTTTTGTATttccaaaatatccaaaatacttGAAAAGTACTCCAAGCAAGTTCTTTTAATTGGCAATTGGATTATTAAAGCATTTACTGCCGAACTACGTCGAATAAGTGGCGTTCAACTTCAATGGATAAGCATATGCACATGAATGGTTATCTTAATCAACTCATGATAAACGTAAAAAGTTGGTCAATTCTCAAGTCTGATAAAGGTAAGAACAAGTAAATAGTGTAAAAAATTAGGATTCATGCACATATATGATTCCTTGTATTTGATTCAATTTTGACTAAACTACAATGCCTCCCTCATACATCACATGTTATAAAATTGGAACACTTGTTGGAGGGGTCGGAATACGACACATTGACATACTAAAATCTAAAACCAAACTGATAGGAAAGTGCATGGAAACAGAGGCAGCCAcggaaattttaaaaatgcgCACAGCCACTAACTTCCCAAATAGCCGACAGTAATAATACTGTCGCAACAAAAACGTGCCACAATATCAGCAAAGTATTGCCTTTGGACGCAGTATTAGGAATAGTGAATGTTGTATCCCATAGTTATCCGAACAGAAATATTCACTATCTAGGGCAAACTGAACAAAACTAGAATTTGGTGTAAAAAGATAATCAATTGATTTTGTTATAGGAGGTAATAACAAATTAAGAAACAAAGTACTCTTTAACTATACATTTTGGTGAATCTCAATCCATCGTCGTCATATAGAAAATCATGTATCTATTTATCTgtacaaaaaaattgaacaaattgGCCTATTCTGAATCTAAGACTCATCTATgactaatttttctttttactgtAAGATTGACATCATCTAACGCTGACCCAGCCATCAGCAGTTGACCATTCAGATTCAGGTTTACGTTCACATACTAATTCCCAAATCCTTTCCGCTGGCGATGTGGACCATGACCCATCGCTGAAGTTAGCCGGTGAGGGAAGTGATGTAATTGAACATGTTGCAGAGGATTCAGCAGAGTCATTAGTTACCCAATCTGGAAAATCAAATGGGCACTTAGGAGATGTAGAGGGGGTCTCACTGTAACATCTTTCGTCATTCAATGAAACAGTATCATCTTGATCAGCAACAAATGGATGTTTTAGAAGCATCTCAGCCGTCCATCTCTTTTTCGGGTCCTTCACGAAGCATTTTTCTAGAAAATCTTTTCCTTCTTCCGATAATTTTTCAGGAATTTCAGGCAATTGATCACCCAATCCAATTGTCATCAACAATTTAGCTATATCTGAACATCTCCACGCTGGATTACCAGTTGCCATTTCCGCTACCACACAGCCAAGTGCCCAGATATCAGCCGGAGTTTCCTGTTCGCCTCTAGTCACCATTTCTGGTGACATGTAAAGTGGAGTACCCCTCAATTCACATCGCAATTTATCATCTTTCGTTGATTCAGACCTCTTTGCCAACCCAAAATCAGCGATTTTGACTTGATCATCTTCGCCTAAAAGAATGTTCGGAAGCTTAATGTCGCAGTGAACATAGCCATTCTTGTGGATATAATGAATTCCTTTGAGTAACCCCTTGGCGTACTTCCTGACTTCAAATTCCGGCAACCTATGATCACCGGAATTCTTTAACTTATCCGACAAAGCACCTCCAGAAGCATACTCCAATAAGACATTGTACAGCTTTTCGCCATTTTCGTAAGTATAGCTGTCACCAACGCAATTGATGATTTGTGGGCATTCCTTAAGTTCATTCAAGATTATCTTCTCGTTCATCAGAGTAGATGAGGAGGAAGCGGAAGAAGACTTAACCACCATTGATGGAGAAACCAGAGTACTCTGGCTTCTTTGTATCGCAAAACTGACTTTGCCAAAGCTTCCATGACCTACTGTTTCACCTCTAACCCAAtccatttttttttggtttaagaTGAAATTTGGTAATTTTAGGTTTCTACTGTTgagagaaaggaagaagagaacTCGAATTGAGCTCTGTTTCACACAGCTGACTTCCTTATATAGAGTTTGGGgatttctaattttatttttcttataattttgaaaattcatatttggtggctatattaaataaattaatgtttATAAAAGTAGTGACGAACACATGTGCgtattgagttttttttttaatatataaatagtcAAGTTGtacaaagaaaatattaattaagttaaaataaaatgagcACGTGATTGTGCAAAAAATATTTCTACCTAATTTGGGTATTTAATACCGTTCATTTTATTGTTAGAAACGTCCACTCAATCAAGCCTTTGtatttttagtaaataaaatTACACTGTTAGTAAAACTAAGATCTTTCAGGTTAAATCTTAAAAGAAATTTGGGATTATTGTGAAGGTTGGTAAAATCATCCTTCAAAGACATTAGAACACGTGATTGTTGAGGTGAATGGAACTTTTTCTTTTATACGTGTTGGTTATGGCTACTCTACttgtaattatttatttgagcaGCCCATATTATGAACATTCAGAATCACAATTTAAACATCCCTATCAACACTGCGAGTTTCATTAAAAGAGTTTAAAGTGGTTAGATTTAACCTTTGGATAAGAAGATTAGCTCCTACTAACCCTGTAAATTAAAAAAGGTTTCTGCAAAGTTAGCATTTAGCAAAATGTAATTGCATAGTGAAATTAGTAGCCTGTCGATTTTGTAAAAAAGGTTGACAATATACAAACTTTAAATGTTGAAACAAAACATATAAATTCTTTGGTTTGGAATGGCAGGGCCTTTGAGTGAATGGATGAAATGTCTAGTCAATATCCAACATAAATTGACCCACCTACATTTCCAACCGACAATTTTATATCTTATTGGAAACAGACAGCATT
The sequence above is a segment of the Solanum dulcamara chromosome 11, daSolDulc1.2, whole genome shotgun sequence genome. Coding sequences within it:
- the LOC129873386 gene encoding mitogen-activated protein kinase kinase kinase 20-like; this encodes MDWVRGEAIGHGSFGKVSFAVTRKQSTQVMVVKSSSASRSATLMNEKLILDEIKGCPQIINCLGDSYTYENGEKLYNVLLEYAPGGALSEKLKNSGDRKLPEIEIRKYAKDLLKGLHYIHKCGYIHCDIKPQNILLGENGQVKIADFGLAKRDESIKDDKLRCELRGTPLYMPPEMVTAGEQSTPADIWALGCVIAEMAAGVPVWGYSDLTELLMKIGVGDELPEFPTKLSEEGKDFLQKCFVKNPKKRWTAEMLLKHPFVADQGDTVALNGERCYSGTPSTSPRCPFDFPDWVSDDSAESSVTSPITSLPSPAIQELLNLNGGSWSTTPAERLRVLLSGEIRPESDWSVDDGWVSVR
- the LOC129873369 gene encoding mitogen-activated protein kinase kinase kinase 20-like, with the translated sequence MDWVRGETVGHGSFGKVSFAIQRSQSTLVSPSMVVKSSSASSSSTLMNEKIILNELKECPQIINCVGDSYTYENGEKLYNVLLEYASGGALSDKLKNSGDHRLPEFEVRKYAKGLLKGIHYIHKNGYVHCDIKLPNILLGEDDQVKIADFGLAKRSESTKDDKLRCELRGTPLYMSPEMVTRGEQETPADIWALGCVVAEMATGNPAWRCSDIAKLLMTIGLGDQLPEIPEKLSEEGKDFLEKCFVKDPKKRWTAEMLLKHPFVADQDDTVSLNDERCYSETPSTSPKCPFDFPDWVTNDSAESSATCSITSLPSPANFSDGSWSTSPAERIWELVCERKPESEWSTADGWVSVR